CCGTCCTGATCGGCTTGATCATCATTTGGAATAGCCGGGCAGTTGTCGGAAGTGTCCGGGACTGTGTCACCATCCCGGTCGCTGTCACAGACATCGCCAACGCCATCCTGATCGATATCCGACTGATCGCTGTTGGCAGTATCCGGGCAGTTATCGTTAGCGTTATCTACGCCGTCGTTATCGTTGTCGCCGTCGCAGGCATCGCCGATTCCGTCGTTATCACTATCTTCCTGTAGTGTATTGCTGACGTAGGGGCAGTTATCGTCGTCATTGAAGATACCATCGCCATCAAGGTCTGGATCACAGGCATCACCGACTGAATCGCCGTCAGTATCCGTTTGATTACTATTGGATTCAGTGGGGCAGTTATCGGCTATGTCATCGACGCCGTCGTTGTCGTCGTCGCTATCACAGATATCGCCACTGCCATCCCCGTCAGTATCAAGTTGGTCTGAGTTGGGGATCGATGGGCAGTTGTCGTCATCGTTATCGGTGCCGTCGCCGTCCAGATCGCTATCGCAGGCATCCCCGACACCATCTCCATCCTGATCAGTTTGATCGGTGTTGGGGATGAGGACACAGTTGTCGACGCTGTCAGGTACCTGATCGCCGTCGACATCGGTATTGTCATCGCAGGCATCTCCGTAACCATCACCATCTGTATCTGTTTGATTTGCGTTGGGTACAAGCGGGCAGTTGTCATTTTCATTTTCAACGCCGTCATCATCGCGATCGCTGTCGCAGGCATCGCCAGTGCCGTCGCCGTCGGTATCGGTTTGATCATCGTTGGCAACGGCCGGACAGTTGTCATTACTATCGTCTATACCATCGCCGTCATCGTCGCTGTCACAGCTATCGCCTTGCCCGTCACCATCGATATCGCTCTGGTCTGAATTGGCGGTAGCAGGGCAGTTGTCATCGTCGTTATCAATACCGTCACCATCCTGGTCGCTATCACAGGCATCGCCGACACCGTCTTCGTCGATATCACTTTGGTCGCTATTGCTATGGCTGGGGCAGTTGTCGACCTCATCCTCGACAGAGTCATTGTCGTCGTCGCTGTCACAGGCGTCGCCAATGCCATCTCCGTCGTTATCGTCTTGGCTTGGGTTGTGGGTGGATGGGCAGTTGTCATCTTCGTTATCGATGCCGTCACTGTCCGCATCGTCATCGCAGGCATCGCCTATACCATCGCCATCCTGGTCGGTTTGTGAGGAGTTGGCTGCGGTTGGGCAGTTGTCGTCTTGATCGTCTACGCCGTCACCGTCGTCATCGCTGTCACAAGCATCGCCAATGCCGTCGCCGTCAAGGTCGGCTTGATCTGGGTTGGATACGGCTGGGCAGTTATCCTGGCCATCGTCGTGGCCGTCATTGTCAGTATCGCTATCTTCGTCACAGGCGTCGCCGATACCGTCATTGTCCTGATCTGATTGGTCTGGGTTGGCTACGTCCGGACAGTTATCCAAGCTGTCGGTGTAATTGTCCCCGTCGCGGTCGTTGTCGCACACATCCCCGACGCCGTCGCCATCGATATCACCCTGCTCACTATTTGAATCAGCAGGGCAGTTGTCAGAATCGTTGGGGACATTGTCGCCATCCAGATCACTGTCACAGGCATTGCCTATGCCGTCGCTATCACTGTCGGCTTGGTCCGAATTTGGGGTTTGTGGGCAGTTGTCTGAAGTGTCTGGGTGGGAGTCGCCATCGTCATCAGTATCACAGGTATCACCGCTGCCGTCGCCATCTAAATCTTCCTGGTCTGAATTACTAACACTCGGACAATTGTCATTATCATCATCGATACCGTCACCATCTGAGTCTGTGACGCCAGGGGGCGGGAGCAAGTCATCGGCGGCATCGCCCCGGCCTCCATCAGAACCGCAGGCACTTAAAAGCACCAATGAAAATAGTATCGCAATAAGCGAAGGTAGACGCATGGTCATAATCTCCCGAACAAAATCCATTTTTGTTATCTGTCGGACAAGCGCAGTAGACCTATAAAAAATACGCCTGCAATAAATCATTTATGCTGGCGCACTTGGACTCCGGCTTATTTTTAGATAGATGTCATTATTTTGGTTGTGCGTATTTCTAATACTAAAGTTATGTCGCACAACCGTTTATGAGTGTGGTAACTATGCGTTCTTTCTCACTAAAAGTGTGATGAATGGCGAAATTTTGGCGGGATAATTTATGGGTGATAAAGCGTGTAATTAGTGAAGACAAATTTACGCCATAAAATATAATGGAATAGATAATTTGACAGCTTGATTTGCTGTTGCGATTGACTCTTTCTAAAGTGGAATCTGATTCTGAGCCTGATTAAGCCGCTGCTAAGATGGGGAGTTACCCCGCCATTTCTAGTTGATTATAAATCTTGCAGGCAGGTATTTAGATCGAAGTATATTGACTAAGCCTTATTTAATAACACTCTTTGAAATCGCCTGGTGTAAATCAGGTGAGTCAAGGGCATCGACATCACCTGGGTTTATAGGCTGTGAACTTTCTATTTAAGATTTAACTTCATTTCCATAAGTGATGGTTGGAAGCCAACTTTTTCATAGGCTTTTATCGCTGAGCTATTTTGAGAGTAAACATCAAGATAAAAATCTTGAACTCCATTCTTTTTACCCCATGCAATTAATTTTTCTATTAGCTTTGAGTTAATGCCCTTTCCTCGGTGTGCTGGTGATACATACATAAAACCCAGATAAGCATGCCGCTCATGATCAAGAGATATTTTTGAGCTTCGAATCTGGGCATATCCCGTTCCAATAACCTCACCTTCGATTTCAACTACCAGAAGATGTGAGTCATCAGATAGTATCAACTTCTCCATATCATAATAGAATGCTGATTCAGCTTTAATGGATGAATTGTATGGCCTTTCGGCTTCGATAAGACACTGTTCCAGCTTAAGTAAATCAGGAAGGTCTTCTATAAGTGCTGTTCTAAAATTTAACATCTCTATTTTCAGTGGTGATAGATTTGGTAATGAAAACTGCTCCAACTCTACAAAGGCCTGTATCTGACTTTGGTGTGGGCTAACAAAGCTAGACAAATTTCTATTGAGTGGCGGTTAATTCATACTTGTATCTGGCCTCTACTGCAGGCCGTGATCTGTGTGATTGCGTGAGGATAGCAGATTGTAAGTCTTGAAGCAGCTTTTGTGATTCAAGCCTTGCTTGTTTAGGAAATTAGCCCCAGGGCCCTGTCAATTGTCCAATACCCGCTGGCTATTCCAACTGGATAAATAGCGTATTTTGATTGTGTTAGAAAGTGTTGATACAAAATTGAGATCTTCCGGTTCGAGAATATCCACTGAACTGTAGATGATAAGAAAATCAAAACCAAGACAAATAATATCTGCCCCAGTTCTACACCTATATTAAAGCTAAATAATGCGGTGATTTTACTGCTGTGAGGAAGGCCTAATTCCGCTAGCGCACTGGCAAAACCAAATCCGTGAAGTAACCCAAAGCCACTGGCAACAATCGCAGGATAGCGTCGGGTTAAGCTCGTTTTACTCTGTCCATTATGCGCGTATACAATTTCTGCGGCTAACAGCATAATGCTCAATGGGATCAACACTTCAACAACATCTACTCTTATGGTGAATAAGTCTAAACTTGCGAGTCCCAGGGTGAGGGAGTGGCCTAATGTAAATCCGCTAATCGCTATTAAAGTGCTTCTAAAGTTTTTGGCGATAAAGACTAAACATAATACGAATAGTAAGTGATCATAGCCCTCTAATATATGTAAGAAACCTGCTTCAATATATTGTTTGACACAATCCCAAATAGTTAGGCGGGAAGGTAAATTTATCTCTAAGACCTTGGGGCCATTAAAGAGATTAATAGTGTCACCGTCTGATTTTTCAAAATGAATTAAGCTCGATAAGGCTGGATTGGCAATGGGGTATGTGATTTTTATTGTTAGGGGATTATATAGCCTTGTAAAATTGTTTGGGTGGGGGTTCCTGCATAGGTAACTCTTCACATTGGGTCCGGCAGGCCCTGTTATCTCTGGTTGTATTTGGCAGAATTCGCCCTTTAAGTGTATCTCAGGTTCAGTGCCTGGCTGCATGATAGGCGGGACTTTCCATCGAAGGATATATTTGCTTTCTGCGACCTCATTTAACTCAATGTATATCGGTCTTCCATCATGAGCGAAACTAAAATTACTAATTGTTGTAAGTAACAATAAGAATAGAAGGGCTTTGATGATCTTGTAGGGATTTTTAGTTGGCATAGGTGATATCCACAGGTACATATGGTATCGAGGCATCCCTCTCTATTCTGTATCCTGCCAACAGCTCTTGTATCCTAAGTTGTCTGTTTTCCTCCATTTTATTTCGTCGAAAATCCTCAAGTACTAAGGGGGAGGCTTCTCTAAAGCTGGGTAGACGGCTTGTTTTGTTTTCACTAACCAAAATTAGATGTAGACCATACGGGGATTCAAATGGACCGGACCAGGTATTCAATGGTAGTTGAAAGATACTTTCTGCCAATTCATCGCCGAAGTGGCTGGCCACTAGATGGAGAGTGCGATCTACATAATTCCGGTGAAAGATGAATCTGTCTCCGTAGCGGGCGGACTCCTCGAATGGAACTGACTGCTTTATTAAGTGGTTCAAGCTCTGCTTAACAGTCTTCTCTAACTTTTCTTTAGAGTGACGTCTAAAATCAAAGAAAACATGAGTGAAGGTAATGGATGCTTCAATTCGATATTTTTCGCGATGAAGCTGGAAGTAGTTTTCCAGGTCTTCTTCACTAATGTCAGTGTTACTGGAAAAGCCTCCATTTACATAGTCCAGCTTTTGGATAAGGCGTCGTCGTATAATCTGATCATGCTTCTGTAGGCCTAGATTAAGGGCTTCACGGTAAAGTACTTCTTCTTTAATGTAATCATTAATCAGGTTGGACTTTTCTGGTTGAGTCAAGCCCTCCCAATAACGTCGTGCAAAACTCTGGTTAAATGTTTTTTTCTGGAATTGGAGGTGCTCAATTAGTATGTCCTCGCTGATAAGCAAGGTGTCTTCATAGTTGGTTCCATTTTCCTCTATTAACAACTCTGCGACAATGAATAGTACTAAAGCGATAATAGAAAAGTGTACCAAAGGCTCCCTTTTCAGAATCTCTAATTTATGCTGCATAAAGCTTCCTCCATTGAAACCTGTAGAGAGTATTGATATCAGTATGCAAGCTACTTTTTTAAATATTCTATTTGCTTGCTGTAGCGTCGAGGCATCCTATCGGTATCAGGGGGTATACCAAATTGGGGATGTATAAGCGCGCTCCTGGATAACAGCGGGTCCTTCAGAGGGTATCTGAATATTTCCGTTGTTAATTTCTTTTACGGCCACTGCATCGTAAAGTGAATGGCGAGGAGTAGGGATTTGTAATACCCGAACATAGTAAAATGCTCTTTCGTTCACATTAAAACTTGGATCCTGCCACAAGGTTGATAACTCAATAGAACCAATATTGTTAGTGTATTGCCCCGTTTCTCGACTCACGGTATCACCCACTGGCTTTAACTGACCTTGGTTATTAAGAGTGCGCTCCCCAGACCAAGCAACATTAATTACTTTCTCATGACTTTTTCCCGTTGCGTCTAACCAAGATTTTACCACCTGAACTCGATCCAGATTTGCTCCTTTAGGATCTTTTGTCGCGCGTATAAGTAGCTGAATTGGTTGGTCAGTTCCTTGTGGTTTGACTAAATCACCCCCCATAGGTACTCCATGGGAATAACCTAGTTCAGCAATATTTTCAGCATCGATAGCGTGTTTCGGAAAATTCCAGCCTGCAAAGACGCGCACCTGAATTCGAGGGCCTGTAGTGGCGTATACCTCACGACGTTTAAATGCAGCGAAAAGGCTTTCTCTGGTATTTTCTTCTGCCCAAGCGGCGGCGAGTCCAGAAGCAGACATGTTCCAACCTGTAGCCTTGGTTCCGCCAATGACAGTGTTAGTTCGCTTGCTGCTTGGTACTGAATCATGAGCAAACTTGCCCCAAAAGTTGTTCTCCTCAGCAGTTGACATACCAGTATGTGAATCTGTGGACCCCACAAACCCCAGCTTATAAGGGTTTACACCAATTTTCTCCTGTATTTCCAGCCCTGAACGTAAGGCGAATCGGACGAAATCACCTCTAGCGACACGGTACGACTCCGGGTCAGCTTGTAGGTAGAATGGATAATTCTCAAAGTCTGCGAAAGGATCGTCCGGGGAAAGCGTTGAATGGGTTTCTGAGTCTCCCTTAATTTGTGTTATTTCAACCAGGGGCTCCCAGCGCATGCGTGTACGCGCATACTGTGTATCAATTGGCTCA
This DNA window, taken from Microbulbifer sp. MKSA007, encodes the following:
- a CDS encoding HupE/UreJ family protein — translated: MPTKNPYKIIKALLFLLLLTTISNFSFAHDGRPIYIELNEVAESKYILRWKVPPIMQPGTEPEIHLKGEFCQIQPEITGPAGPNVKSYLCRNPHPNNFTRLYNPLTIKITYPIANPALSSLIHFEKSDGDTINLFNGPKVLEINLPSRLTIWDCVKQYIEAGFLHILEGYDHLLFVLCLVFIAKNFRSTLIAISGFTLGHSLTLGLASLDLFTIRVDVVEVLIPLSIMLLAAEIVYAHNGQSKTSLTRRYPAIVASGFGLLHGFGFASALAELGLPHSSKITALFSFNIGVELGQILFVLVLIFLSSTVQWIFSNRKISILYQHFLTQSKYAIYPVGIASGYWTIDRALGLIS
- a CDS encoding GNAT family N-acetyltransferase; protein product: MSSFVSPHQSQIQAFVELEQFSLPNLSPLKIEMLNFRTALIEDLPDLLKLEQCLIEAERPYNSSIKAESAFYYDMEKLILSDDSHLLVVEIEGEVIGTGYAQIRSSKISLDHERHAYLGFMYVSPAHRGKGINSKLIEKLIAWGKKNGVQDFYLDVYSQNSSAIKAYEKVGFQPSLMEMKLNLK
- a CDS encoding thrombospondin type 3 repeat-containing protein, producing MDFVREIMTMRLPSLIAILFSLVLLSACGSDGGRGDAADDLLPPPGVTDSDGDGIDDDNDNCPSVSNSDQEDLDGDGSGDTCDTDDDGDSHPDTSDNCPQTPNSDQADSDSDGIGNACDSDLDGDNVPNDSDNCPADSNSEQGDIDGDGVGDVCDNDRDGDNYTDSLDNCPDVANPDQSDQDNDGIGDACDEDSDTDNDGHDDGQDNCPAVSNPDQADLDGDGIGDACDSDDDGDGVDDQDDNCPTAANSSQTDQDGDGIGDACDDDADSDGIDNEDDNCPSTHNPSQDDNDGDGIGDACDSDDDNDSVEDEVDNCPSHSNSDQSDIDEDGVGDACDSDQDGDGIDNDDDNCPATANSDQSDIDGDGQGDSCDSDDDGDGIDDSNDNCPAVANDDQTDTDGDGTGDACDSDRDDDGVENENDNCPLVPNANQTDTDGDGYGDACDDNTDVDGDQVPDSVDNCVLIPNTDQTDQDGDGVGDACDSDLDGDGTDNDDDNCPSIPNSDQLDTDGDGSGDICDSDDDNDGVDDIADNCPTESNSNQTDTDGDSVGDACDPDLDGDGIFNDDDNCPYVSNTLQEDSDNDGIGDACDGDNDNDGVDNANDNCPDTANSDQSDIDQDGVGDVCDSDRDGDTVPDTSDNCPAIPNDDQADQDGDGIGDVCDDDSDTDNDGHDDGEDNCPAIPNPNQTDTDGDGVGDECDSDADGDGTDNTDDNCPLTPNDQTDTDGDGLGDACDEDLDGDGVNDDVDNCPMIPNPGQEDGDNDGAGDVCDNDRDDDGLDDTVDNCPAIPNPNQTDTDGDGVGDVCDADLDGDGVENDLDNCPQTHNPEQEDSDNDGIGDACDLESGLSCAAFEDLEIVNGVDADLTYGIEQPCDGCSITAVERVFNGVLSDAARMEVVSGAGGSTHIQINHHSVKEGRHVVGFLVEHTTPLLDIIYLNTITISTYLDGVATGESTSGYRLAPFKVNGARNHRLLLVTTNSDFDQVKLTLEGLSFTNNQLDVYLACSKAVGQP
- a CDS encoding peptidylprolyl isomerase — its product is MQHKLEILKREPLVHFSIIALVLFIVAELLIEENGTNYEDTLLISEDILIEHLQFQKKTFNQSFARRYWEGLTQPEKSNLINDYIKEEVLYREALNLGLQKHDQIIRRRLIQKLDYVNGGFSSNTDISEEDLENYFQLHREKYRIEASITFTHVFFDFRRHSKEKLEKTVKQSLNHLIKQSVPFEESARYGDRFIFHRNYVDRTLHLVASHFGDELAESIFQLPLNTWSGPFESPYGLHLILVSENKTSRLPSFREASPLVLEDFRRNKMEENRQLRIQELLAGYRIERDASIPYVPVDITYAN
- a CDS encoding DUF3604 domain-containing protein, with amino-acid sequence MKNPIKRIARLVGVTLSITHLSVTASEPTQVFWGDMHLHTSYSFDAFLSQNYSATPDTAYRWAKGQPVIHPYTHAKVRIDTPLDFLVVSDHAEGLGVMRAVVNQTDELDSDMSLYQSMMRWFAKQHIRYKVSINEGMDIFNELLPKKALDTVAPADPVQDPANTPPEPVLGDLDKTRTSAWSAIVDAAERHNNPGTFTSFIGWEWSSTPTGANLHRVVVSPDGAEKAKQYLPFGSDQSQYPEDLWHWLDETSKRTGSEFIAIPHNSNVSKGYMFAETTLRGEPIDTQYARTRMRWEPLVEITQIKGDSETHSTLSPDDPFADFENYPFYLQADPESYRVARGDFVRFALRSGLEIQEKIGVNPYKLGFVGSTDSHTGMSTAEENNFWGKFAHDSVPSSKRTNTVIGGTKATGWNMSASGLAAAWAEENTRESLFAAFKRREVYATTGPRIQVRVFAGWNFPKHAIDAENIAELGYSHGVPMGGDLVKPQGTDQPIQLLIRATKDPKGANLDRVQVVKSWLDATGKSHEKVINVAWSGERTLNNQGQLKPVGDTVSRETGQYTNNIGSIELSTLWQDPSFNVNERAFYYVRVLQIPTPRHSLYDAVAVKEINNGNIQIPSEGPAVIQERAYTSPIWYTP